Proteins encoded in a region of the Coffea eugenioides isolate CCC68of chromosome 4, Ceug_1.0, whole genome shotgun sequence genome:
- the LOC113768425 gene encoding NEP1-interacting protein-like 2 isoform X2: MALGHDETWPSSSHRQACLSSGHARSRSRRKKDTGLMIAFCYLVRLMATAIFTALTILFAVAGAFTGGIAGGIAGWVSNTGILRGVAMVAIAGATISVQFLDALRTYWCSECPGSSSSSSMANFLQELFDTIFVNQQIEQLPPATPRSHQLQVNRPNTSYGESRAGPSVVASSGLSEDSLKKLPCLVLLDEMKAEQEACCSICLQDVGVGDTARTLPQCRHMFHLACVDKWLVIHGSCPVCRQDVTNYP; the protein is encoded by the exons ATGGCGTTGGGCCATGATGAAACTTGGCCTTCTTCTTCTCATAGGCAAGCTTGCTTGTCATCTGGCCATGCTAGGAGCAGGAGTAGGAGGAAGAAAGACACAGGATTAATGATTGCTTTCTGTTATTTAGTGAGGTTGATGGCTACAGCAATCTTCACTGCTCTCACCATACTCTTTGCAGTTG CTGGGGCGTTTACTGGAGGTATCGCTGGGGGAATTGCTGGTTGGGTTTCAAATACTGGTATACTTCGTGGCGTTGCTATGGTTGCCATAGCTGGGGCTACTATCTCTGTGCAGTTCTTGGATGCTCTTCGTACTTATTGGTGTTCAGAGTGCCCTGGTTCAAGTAGCTCATCATCTATG GCCAATTTCTTGCAAGAGCTTTTTGACACTATATTTGTTAACCAGCAGATCGAACAGCTTCCACCAGCGACTCCTAGAAGTCATCAATTGCAG GTAAACCGTCCTAATACAAGCTATGGTGAGAGTAGAGCTGGTCCTAGTGTAGTTGCATCATCAGGCTTGTCTGAAGATTCACTCAAGAAGCTACCGTGCCTAGTATTGTTGGATGAAATGAAGGCAGAACAAGAGGCATGCTGCTCTATATGTTTGCAG GATGTTGGTGTTGGGGATACTGCAAGGACCTTGCCACAATGCCGGCATATGTTCCACTTGGCTTGCGTGGACAAGTGGCTTGTTATACATGGGTCATGTCCAGTATGCAGGCAGGATGTAACCAACTACCCTTAA
- the LOC113768425 gene encoding NEP1-interacting protein-like 2 isoform X1, with translation MALGHDETWPSSSHRQACLSSGHARSRSRRKKDTGLMIAFCYLVRLMATAIFTALTILFAVAGAFTGGIAGGIAGWVSNTGILRGVAMVAIAGATISVQFLDALRTYWCSECPGSSSSSSMANFLQELFDTIFVNQQIEQLPPATPRSHQLQQVNRPNTSYGESRAGPSVVASSGLSEDSLKKLPCLVLLDEMKAEQEACCSICLQDVGVGDTARTLPQCRHMFHLACVDKWLVIHGSCPVCRQDVTNYP, from the exons ATGGCGTTGGGCCATGATGAAACTTGGCCTTCTTCTTCTCATAGGCAAGCTTGCTTGTCATCTGGCCATGCTAGGAGCAGGAGTAGGAGGAAGAAAGACACAGGATTAATGATTGCTTTCTGTTATTTAGTGAGGTTGATGGCTACAGCAATCTTCACTGCTCTCACCATACTCTTTGCAGTTG CTGGGGCGTTTACTGGAGGTATCGCTGGGGGAATTGCTGGTTGGGTTTCAAATACTGGTATACTTCGTGGCGTTGCTATGGTTGCCATAGCTGGGGCTACTATCTCTGTGCAGTTCTTGGATGCTCTTCGTACTTATTGGTGTTCAGAGTGCCCTGGTTCAAGTAGCTCATCATCTATG GCCAATTTCTTGCAAGAGCTTTTTGACACTATATTTGTTAACCAGCAGATCGAACAGCTTCCACCAGCGACTCCTAGAAGTCATCAATTGCAG CAGGTAAACCGTCCTAATACAAGCTATGGTGAGAGTAGAGCTGGTCCTAGTGTAGTTGCATCATCAGGCTTGTCTGAAGATTCACTCAAGAAGCTACCGTGCCTAGTATTGTTGGATGAAATGAAGGCAGAACAAGAGGCATGCTGCTCTATATGTTTGCAG GATGTTGGTGTTGGGGATACTGCAAGGACCTTGCCACAATGCCGGCATATGTTCCACTTGGCTTGCGTGGACAAGTGGCTTGTTATACATGGGTCATGTCCAGTATGCAGGCAGGATGTAACCAACTACCCTTAA